Proteins encoded within one genomic window of Natator depressus isolate rNatDep1 chromosome 1, rNatDep2.hap1, whole genome shotgun sequence:
- the LOC141995891 gene encoding olfactory receptor 52E4-like translates to MGDTVLLRVGHLLPYPMSHSNTTHFTNPSTFILLGIPGLEEAHVWISIPFCTVYAIAVLGNFTILLIVKRETSLHGPMYYFLCMLAVTDLVLSTSTLPKMLSIFWFNSREINFSACLTQMFFIHCFSGMESGIFVAMALDRYVAICHPLRHSTILTNSVVAKIGLAVVLRGGMFVLPFLLLARQWPYCRTNIIPHSYCEHMVMVKLACADIRISNYYGLFLILFVTGVDVLFITMSYIQILRAIFSLPTKDARIKTFGTCSSHLGVILAFYIPIFFSLLTHRFGQNVPLHFHILMANVYLLVPPMLNPIIYGVRTKEIWDRLLHLFTHKGT, encoded by the coding sequence atgggagacactgTTCTCCTTAGAGTTGGACACCTTCTCCCCTACCCCATGTCACATTCCAATACAACTcacttcaccaacccctccaccttcatcctgttgggcattcctggcctggaagaagcccatgtctggatctccatccccttctgcaccgTGTACGCCATAGCCgtcttggggaacttcaccatcctgttAATAGTGAAGAGGGAGACGAgcctccatgggcccatgtactatttcctctgcatgctggctgtCACCGACCTGGTCCTGTCCACGTCCACCCtgcccaaaatgctgagcatcttctggttcaattccagggagatcaatttcagtgcctgcctcacccagatgttcttcattcactgcttctcagggatggagtctgggatctttgtggccatggctttggatcgctacgtggccatctgccatcccctgagacattccaccatcctgacaaaCTCTGTGGTGGCCAAGATTGGCCTGGCCGTGGTGCTGCGTGGAGGCATGTTTGTACTGCCCTTTCTCCTCCTGGCGAGGcagtggccatattgcagaaccaacatcatccCCCACTCGTACTGCGAGCACATGGTCATGGTGAAACTGGCCTGTGCAGACATCCGCATCAGCAATTACTATGGCCTCTTTCTGATACTCTTTGTGACCGGTGTGGATGTGCTTTTTATCACCATGTCCTATAtccagatcctcagggccatcttcagcctccccacaaaggacGCCCGGATCAAGACTTTTGGGACCTGCAGCTCTCACCTCGGTGTCATCTTAGCCTTTTACATCCCAATTTTCTTCTCCTTACTCACACACCGGTTTGGACAGAATGTGCCCCTTCATTTCCACATTCTAATGGCCAATGTGTACCTCCTGGTGCCCCCCATGCTGAACCCCATCATCTATGGGGTGAGGACCAAAGAAATTTGGGACAGGCTGCTCCATCTCTTTACTCATAAAGGGACTTAA